CCAGATTTTTTGCTTTCTGCTGGTCCCAAAGCCAACACAGAACTGAAATCTGAACGAAAGCCAAACTCCATCTCAAGAACATTACAGCCTGGCCCCAAGTCACAGATCAGGAGCTGCCTTGGGATCAGTGCAAAGAGGGGCACAAAGggattttgagaaataaaacaccagaaagcagcttcatttaagaaatatatatatatatagctcccAGTTGGCCACAAATGCCACTTGAGATGATTAAGCCTTTCAGAGCTGAGCGCACCCCTGTTCTCTTCGCCTGTCTCCTGGCTTCTTTGATTAATGTGAAGCCAGAAACCCAACTGCCCAATCTTATCAGGAGCGCTGCTCCCAGAACCTCTGGGAAACTGGGAGGGCAGCATCacagccaaggaatgtgggaaatAACATCGTTAGAGCATCTGGGAACAGATCCTTCCTTTATCTTTCAGCCTCCTCTCTCTGTGTGCCCTGTCCCTCCACACGTCACTTCCAGTCATAGCGGGCTGTGTATTTCAGGCATACAGCTGTTCCATTCTGTGGCTAGTGCTCAGTAAGTGGATGATGGACATTAAACAACGGCCAGCGTGAGAGGCCTGGCTGTTGAAGGAACAGGTGAGCAACTGTGTCACTCTTTCTCCCTCGCTCCTGAGTCCAACTTTGAGATTTAATCCCCACTAGGTTGATTTAAAGAATATCCATATAGTTTTAAGTTATCACACGATGATCTCTAGAGATGAATCACAACAGCGAGGTCTCCCTCAGAGCACTAGCCCAGCAGAGGCCAATCCTGGAAGATGGGTGGGAGCTATGCCCTGGGGAGAaaagggctcagagaggtgaggggcAGGGACCACGCTGAACTCTGCCAAGCTGtgctcttggggaggcaggaGGACCCCCTTCCTCACCCCCCAAGCCATAGGAAGGGGACAGCTTGCTGGCAGTGGGAAGCAACACATCTCATCTCTGATTTCAGCAGCCCCCAGGAATGGCGCATAAGCTGCAAGCCACAGCTGGCTGACGGACCTGAGGAGCACAGGGGGGCAAGGGGGCAGGGGAGTGTAAGAGAGCAAGCACTAGATCCATCAGGCAGCAGGTGACCACAGAGGGTAGAAGAGGCCTGGCACCTCACTGAGAGGCGAGAAGCAGGTACTGGGGCTGCTGTGAGGCGATCCCCACTCcagctgcctccctccttcctccccgccTTTCCATCCATAGCAGAGGCGCCtctgaggcctggggaggggccacACAGCAGCAATCTGGGGAGGGGCCAGGCCAACGCTCATTAAACCTCCATGGGTGGCGTCACCCTGagaggcagggtgggggagggcggaGCCTGCAGGGACTTGGGAGTGATGTGAGGTTCCTAGGGGTGCCTCCTTGGTCTGGAGAGAAGGGTCCAGGGGCAGAATGGTGGGGCAGTAATTACAGGAGACGTCCTACTCAAGACGCTGGGTGAAGGGAAGCTGGCTAGGATACTCTTGTGGCTTGTTGGCACTATTCCTCGCCTCGTAATTAGGCGTTTGGCAAACCCAATCTGTGCCCAGGCTGTCTCACTCATACCCTGTCTTCTGGCCAAGCCGCTCCTCCAAAGGCCATGtctgaggatggggagggagggtccTCCAAGCCTCCGTGATGGCAGCATCTCCGTGAGAGCTCATGGAGCCCTGCTGCTGGTTCTGGAGATGGTGGTGGGCTGGGGAGTTTCAGGGGAGGGAAGGTTCTGTATTGCACATTGACTGTCCCCTTCTGGACGAGCCAGCCCCAGCAGAAGAGTCACTTGCTGCCCCATCTCCAGAAAtgaagagctttaatattcagaCCACCCAGATGAAATGTCATGGTGAATTTGATAAAAACCAAGAGGAAGTAAAATTGACactgggggaaggaaggggcaAATAGAGGGGAGGTGAAACCAAAAGGCACTGAGCATGCTTGGTGGGGCGGGGAAAGACACCATCACTCCAGAGACATGTCGTAACAAAGGGACAGGAACGGTCCACACCAGCTTCAAGCTCTTCAGAAGCCAGAGAGATGCCGGAGTCCACCAAATGAAGTTCTCCAAGGCTTTTCAAGAAACAGGATTTGCTTTGCCAGATGAACAAGGGAGGAGGTCCCATGACTTTCAGGTGATCATCCAAGTCCTCCAATGCCTCACCACCAAATCCCCTTGGGTCTCCCAGAGCCAGGAAGCTCTCCAGCAGGTTCCCCCTCTTGCCCTCACGGCCCTGGAGTGCTAGAAGGTGCTGGTCCCTGGGAAGGAGGCAGTGACGAGGACCCCTCTGGGAGCTGGGTTACAGAGCCAGCAGAGTTGGGGAGTTCAAGGAGTCTGACGACTGGTCCCCACTGCTACTGCTTCTGCGGTGGGCCTTGGAGCAGGACTCGGAGGGTGAAGCGGGCGACTCCTGCTCCAGGACGCTGGGGTAGGTGAAGACGAGGTTCGAGGTGCCTGGAGTGATGGCAGGAGTGGAGGTCACCACAATAGGGGTGTGCAAGGGCTCCTCCCCGTAGAAGCCCCCAGCAATGCTGATGGGCTTGATCACGGAGCGCTGGGCCTTGTCCAGCCCCGCCGATGAGGACGAGGGGCTATCCTCTTCCGGGGGCTCCtgcttcaccaccacggcacccaCTCCTCCGCTGCTCCCGCTGTGCAGGGGCTGCAGCCCGGAGGCTGGGGGAGATCGGCGCTCCTCGGGGCTGATCTTGCACACAGGCCCATGGGCCACCAGCATGAACTCcagcttctccttctccttctgcaGCTCGGCAATCTCCTTCTGCAGGCCTGacttctcctcctccagctcctccgtTTCCTGCAGCGGGAAGAGGGGCATGTGAGGGGCAGTGGCAGGGGTAGGGAAGGGGCATCCAATCCCGGTGGGAAAGGGAAAGCCAGCCATGTCCTCAGAGGACTGACCATGAAGGCAGCCAGCTCATACCCCACTGCCTCTGAGCCACCTGGAGGTTCAAGATTCCTTTTATTCCCAAAGCTTCAGATTGAGAAAAGAGGGAAGTTGGCTTGGAGGAAAGGTGAATTAACCACTGTGGCTTCCATGGTTGAGCACTTcctttgtgccaggcaccgtgtTAAGCATTTCACAGGCATTATCTCATTCAATCTAGCAGTTTTTTAAGCGGGTATTTCAGCAACCCATTtggcagataagaaaactgagtttcCAAGACGTTTAATAATTTGCCCCATGTCACAGAGCAAGCAGATAGGGTAGCCCAGGTTTGACCCCAATGTATCTGACACCAGAAACCATACACTAGTATGCTCTTCTGTCTTGGGGCCAGGATGGCCCCCGGTACCCCTGCAGGGTGAGTAACAGTGAGATCTGGCGGGGGAAGGGAGCCCAGCACGCGCCTCACGCCTCTCTCCTCAGACCTCCTCACCCCATCCAGCTCGCCCGTGGACACACTCTCAACTCTAAGCTGCATAACAGTGGAGATTTCTGTCTGCACACACACGCCTAGGACGGTGTGTAGCTTGTAGGAAATGCTCAGTCCATCCCAGCTGGATCATCACTGCCCCTCTTCCCTTTTTTGTTCTAAGTAAAAAGCATGTTTCAGGACTCGCAGAACCCGGGAGAACATTCAGTTCAGCCCCTGTGCTTTAACAGATGAGACCCCTGATGGCCTGGGCAGGCACGTGAGGACGGCAGGGACCCACTGGAAGAACCTCACCCCTCCTTTCACGTCAGCCGGAGAGGCAGCAAAGCCACATGGAGGGCGTTGTTACGGAAGACAAAAAGGAGTGTATCACCGCCCTCGTTCCCACTTTTCCCTAACACAGATTCCTGTTCAAGAATGAGCTGACACGGGCCAGAGCTCTGGTAAGCAGAGTACAGCATATTCCGGAGTGAAAAAAAGTTTCCATCTGTCTCAAGGGTCTGATGAACGTCATGAGCTTCTGAGAGGTTTCCTGTGGAGGATGTGGCTCAGGGGCCTGCGTGGCTGGGtcgtggggaggcgggggagtaGGGTGTGAGGCTTCTGAGCGAGGGAAGCAG
The genomic region above belongs to Vicugna pacos chromosome 15, VicPac4, whole genome shotgun sequence and contains:
- the FOSL2 gene encoding fos-related antigen 2 isoform X2, encoding MPGSGSAFIPTINAITTSQDLQWMVQPTVITSMSNPYPRSHPYSPIPGLASVPGHMALPRPGVIKTIGTTVGRRRRDEQLSPEEEEKRRIRRERNKLAAAKCRNRRRELTEKLQAETEELEEEKSGLQKEIAELQKEKEKLEFMLVAHGPVCKISPEERRSPPASGLQPLHSGSSGGVGAVVVKQEPPEEDSPSSSSAGLDKAQRSVIKPISIAGGFYGEEPLHTPIVVTSTPAITPGTSNLVFTYPSVLEQESPASPSESCSKAHRRSSSSGDQSSDSLNSPTLLAL
- the FOSL2 gene encoding fos-related antigen 2 isoform X1, translating into MYQDYPGNFDTSSRGSSGSPAHAESYSSGGGGQQKFRVDMPGSGSAFIPTINAITTSQDLQWMVQPTVITSMSNPYPRSHPYSPIPGLASVPGHMALPRPGVIKTIGTTVGRRRRDEQLSPEEEEKRRIRRERNKLAAAKCRNRRRELTEKLQAETEELEEEKSGLQKEIAELQKEKEKLEFMLVAHGPVCKISPEERRSPPASGLQPLHSGSSGGVGAVVVKQEPPEEDSPSSSSAGLDKAQRSVIKPISIAGGFYGEEPLHTPIVVTSTPAITPGTSNLVFTYPSVLEQESPASPSESCSKAHRRSSSSGDQSSDSLNSPTLLAL